Proteins encoded by one window of Verrucomicrobiota bacterium:
- a CDS encoding ImmA/IrrE family metallo-endopeptidase, with protein sequence MDAQRFKAPYLRRTDIWRQADELRQRLLPQGTLPVPVLDPVEFDLGLELVPKASLRRAGDIDALLLGDLKTIVVDRDAFMDPRAENRLRFSVTHEIGHLILHGELYRNLRHANAEGWREFIKNIPEREYSWLESHAYEFAGRFLVPPVTLRESLKTAVETARTAGFTEWDASGETALGFIANHICRQFGVSAEVIARRLRIEEFWPPK encoded by the coding sequence ATGGACGCGCAGCGATTCAAAGCTCCTTATCTCCGACGCACCGATATTTGGAGACAGGCGGACGAACTGCGCCAACGCCTGTTACCCCAAGGCACGCTCCCTGTCCCCGTACTCGATCCTGTAGAATTCGATCTCGGATTGGAACTCGTGCCCAAAGCGAGCCTTCGACGCGCCGGCGATATTGACGCCCTGTTGCTGGGCGACCTCAAAACCATTGTGGTGGACCGCGACGCGTTCATGGACCCGCGGGCAGAGAACCGGCTGCGCTTTTCCGTCACGCACGAGATTGGTCACTTGATTTTGCACGGCGAACTCTATCGCAACCTGCGCCACGCGAATGCGGAGGGATGGCGGGAATTCATCAAAAACATCCCGGAGCGGGAATACAGTTGGCTGGAAAGCCACGCCTACGAATTTGCCGGGCGATTTCTCGTCCCGCCTGTAACGTTGCGAGAATCCCTCAAAACCGCCGTTGAAACCGCGCGTACGGCTGGATTCACGGAATGGGATGCCAGTGGCGAAACCGCCCTCGGTTTCATTGCCAACCACATCTGCCGGCAATTCGGGGTGTCCGCCGAAGTCATCGCCCGCCGCCTGCGCATCGAGGAATTCTGGCCACCCAAATGA
- a CDS encoding tetratricopeptide repeat protein, which produces MFSPTPVGASACSTIFSGASRFRRSRSRAEWAIQFCLGMEHANARGVNCHRDIKPANILISEQVLKISDFGLSAAAAKGAAALNASLVAGSQSGCFGFSVLRSDGNVRCGTPGYMPPEVYRGEPADVRSDIYSFGLVLWQMATHSPSPPFVGSFRGDIEAYMREAYDRQMSGRIPPVARPFRDVVERCLNPKPSKRYSDFGELRRALEPIFQNLTGKDFVVPSADEQTARFWNNKGMSLSALGRREEAIICYDKALAIDAGEAKIWSNKGFDLQELGRHGEALECYDKALTIAPQLDGVWSNKGSCLDAMGRFEEALVCYDNALVTDFRNGKTWNNKGRVLGSLGRSREAIGCYQEALAVDPRYAEAWNNLGACLNTLGKHKEALACYEKALAIDPQYSHAWFNNGIALAALGQRKDALASYDKALAIDPRDAVTWFNKGNSFDALGRNDEAIACYEKALSINRRYHEAWNNKGGTLLALGQLEAAVVCFDNALAIDPHDATRWFNKAYAEDELGRSAAAVKSYRRFLDLASPQHTAQIAHARERIVRLEGST; this is translated from the coding sequence ATGTTCAGCCCGACGCCAGTGGGCGCGTCAGCTTGTTCGACTATCTTCAGTGGCGCGAGCCGATTCCGCCGGAGCAGGTCACGCGCCGAATGGGCAATTCAGTTCTGCCTGGGAATGGAGCACGCCAATGCTCGTGGCGTGAATTGTCACCGGGACATCAAGCCGGCCAACATCCTCATCTCGGAACAAGTCCTGAAGATTAGCGACTTTGGCCTTTCGGCGGCAGCGGCCAAGGGCGCTGCTGCGCTCAACGCTTCTTTGGTCGCTGGCAGTCAATCGGGCTGTTTTGGCTTCAGTGTGCTGCGGTCGGATGGAAACGTGCGCTGCGGCACGCCGGGATATATGCCGCCGGAAGTTTATCGTGGCGAACCTGCTGACGTGCGGAGCGACATTTACAGTTTCGGTTTGGTTCTCTGGCAAATGGCGACGCACAGTCCGTCACCTCCGTTTGTCGGTTCGTTTCGCGGCGACATCGAGGCTTACATGCGTGAGGCATACGACCGCCAAATGTCTGGACGCATCCCGCCTGTTGCTAGACCGTTTCGTGATGTCGTTGAACGCTGCTTGAATCCGAAGCCATCGAAGCGGTATTCAGATTTTGGCGAACTGCGTCGCGCGCTCGAACCAATCTTTCAGAATCTGACCGGAAAAGACTTCGTTGTTCCGTCCGCCGACGAACAAACGGCAAGATTCTGGAACAACAAGGGCATGTCTCTATCTGCCTTGGGACGGCGCGAGGAAGCGATTATCTGTTACGACAAAGCATTGGCCATTGACGCCGGAGAAGCCAAGATTTGGAGCAACAAGGGATTCGATCTTCAAGAGTTGGGGCGGCACGGTGAGGCGTTGGAGTGTTACGACAAAGCATTGACCATCGCGCCGCAACTCGATGGGGTGTGGAGCAACAAAGGCAGTTGCCTTGATGCGATGGGGCGGTTTGAGGAGGCGCTTGTTTGTTATGACAACGCCTTGGTCACTGATTTCCGAAATGGCAAGACTTGGAACAACAAGGGCAGAGTCCTCGGTTCTCTTGGGCGAAGTCGCGAAGCGATTGGCTGTTATCAAGAAGCACTTGCCGTTGACCCGCGCTACGCCGAGGCGTGGAACAATCTTGGCGCTTGCCTCAACACGCTCGGCAAGCACAAAGAAGCGCTGGCTTGTTACGAAAAGGCACTGGCGATTGATCCGCAATACAGCCACGCATGGTTCAACAACGGCATTGCTCTCGCCGCTCTCGGTCAACGCAAAGATGCGCTTGCATCTTACGACAAGGCCTTGGCAATTGACCCGCGTGACGCGGTTACTTGGTTCAACAAAGGGAACTCATTTGATGCGCTGGGGCGGAACGACGAAGCGATTGCTTGTTACGAAAAGGCGTTATCCATTAACCGACGATACCACGAGGCATGGAACAACAAGGGGGGCACGCTCCTTGCCCTTGGCCAATTAGAGGCGGCGGTTGTTTGTTTCGACAACGCGCTCGCCATTGATCCACACGACGCGACACGCTGGTTCAACAAGGCATACGCAGAGGATGAACTTGGAAGGTCTGCTGCGGCAGTAAAAAGCTACCGCCGGTTTCTTGATTTGGCGTCACCTCAACATACTGCACAGATTGCCCATGCCCGCGAGCGAATCGTGCGTCTGGAAGGAAGCACTTGA